The nucleotide window GTCAGAATTTTGAATTGTTGTATGCCCGTCGGGACATGCTCCCACTGGTAAGCAACCATCGCACCCGAGTATTCGAGGCGATAATGGCCGGGGAACCGGAGCAGGCGCGCGAAGCGTCGCACCGACATCTGGCTTTCATTGAGGAAATCTTGCTGGACCGTAGCCGTGAACAATCGCGTCGCGAACGTTCACTTCGCCGCATACAGCAACGAAAGGATTAAGCGCCAGGTTTTTTTAGAGCGCGGCAACTAAACGCAGAACCTGTCTTATTGTGTTTTCTGGCGAAAATGCAATGGGACAGGTTCCAGACAAATCAACGTATTAGATAGATAAGGAATACCCCCATGTCAGAACGTCTCCAAAATGACGTGGATCCGATCGAAACTCGCGACTGGCTACAGGCGATCGAATCGGTCATCCGTGAAGAAGGTGTTGAGCGTGCTCAGTATCTGATTGATCAGCTGCTTTCAGAAGCCCGTAAAGGCGGCGTGAAGGTTGCTGCAGGTGCAGGGGCTAACAACTACGTAAACACGATTGCCGTTGAAGACGAACCGGTATACCCGGGCAATCTGGATCTGGAACGTCGCATTCGTTCTGCAATCCGCTGGAACGCCATCATGACCGTTCTGCGCGCATCCAAGAAAGACCTGGAACTGGGCGGCCACATGGCATCCTTCCAGTCTTCTGCGACCGTTTACGACGTGTGCTTCAACCACTTCTTCCGTGCGGCTAACGAGAAAGATGGCGGCGATCTGGTGTACTTCCAGGGCCACATTTCTCCGGGCATCTACGCACGTGCATTCCTGGAAGGTCGTCTGACTGAAGAGCAGATGAACAACTTCCGTCAGGAAGTTCACGGTAAAGGTCTGTCTTCTTACCCGCACCCTAAACTGATGCCAGAATTCTGGCAGTTCCCGACCGTTTCTATGGGGCTGGGCCCAATTGGTGCGATCTACCAGGCTAAATTCCTGAAATATCTGGAACACCGTGGTCTGAAAGATACCTCTGAGCAAACCGTTTATGCCTTCCTGGGCGACGGCGAAATGGATGAGCCAGAATCTAAAGGTGCGATCACCATCGCCACCCGTGAGAAGCTGGACAACCTGTGCTTCATCATCAACTGTAACCTGCAGCGTCTGGATGGTCCGGTAACCGGCAACGGCAAGATCATCAACGAACTGGAAGGCATCTTCGCAGGTGCTGGCTGGAACGTCATCAAAGTGATGTGGGGCGGTCGTTGGGATGAGCTGCTGCGTAAAGACACCAGCGGTAAGCTGATCCAGCTGATGAACGAAACCGTTGACGGTGACTACCAGACCTTCAAATCCAAAGACGGTGCCTACGTTCGTGAGCACTTCTTCGGTAAATATCCTGAAACCGCAGCACTGGTTGCAGACTGGACTGACGAGCAGATCTGGGCCCTGAACCGTGGTGGTCACGATCCGAAGAAAGTCTACGCTGCACTGAAAAAAGCGCAGGAAACCAAAGGTAAAGCGACTGTAATCCTGGCCCACACCATCAAAGGTTACGGCATGGGTGATACCGCAGAAGGTAAAAACATCGCTCACCAGGTTAAGAAAATGAACATGGACGGCGTGCGTTATATCCGCGACCGTTTCAACGTGCCAGTGACCGATGAGCAGGTAGAAAACCTGTCTTACATCACCTTCCCTGAAGGTTCTGAAGAGCACAAGTACCTGCACGAACGTCGTCAGGCGCTGAAAGGCTACCTGCCTGCTCGTCAGCCTAACTTCACCGAGAAGCTGGAACTGCCAGCGCTGGAAGACTTCTCTCAGCTGCTGGAAGAGCAGAACAAAGAGATCTCTACCACTATCGCTTTCGTTCGTGCCCTGAACGTGATGCTGAAGAACAAGTCGATCAAAGATCGTCTGGTTCCAATCATCGCTGACGAAGCGCGTACTTTCGGTATGGAAGGTCTGTTCCGTCAGATCGGTATCTACAGCCCGAACGGCCAGCAGTACACCCCGCAGGACCGTGAGCAGGTTGCATACTACAAAGAAGACGAGAAAGGTCAGATCCTGCAGGAAGGTATCAACGAGCTGGGTGCAGGCGCATCCTGGCTGGCTGCTGCGACCTCTTACAGCACCAACAACCTGCCGATGATCCCGTTCTACATCTACTACTCCATGTTCGGTTTCCAGCGTATCGGTGACCTGTGCTGGCAGGCTGGCGACCAACAGGCTCGCGGCTTCCTGGTAGGTGGTACTTCCGGTCGTACGACCCTGAACGGTGAAGGTCTGCAGCACGAAGATGGTCACAGCCACATTCAGTCTCTGACTATCCCTAACTGTATCTCTTACGACCCGTCTTACGCGTACGAAGTGGCTGTCATCATGCACGACGGTCTGACCCGTATGTACGGTGAAGCACAAGAGAACATTTACTACTACATCACCACGCTGAACGAAAACTACCACATGCCGGCGATGCCAGCAGATGCTGAGGAAGGTATCCGTAAAGGTATCTACAAACTCGAAACCGTTGCAGGTAGCAAAGGTAAAGTTCAGCTGCTGGGCTCCGGCTCTATCCTGCGTCACGTACGTGAAGCTGCACAGATCCTGGCGAACGACTACGGTGTAGGTTCTGACGTGTACAGCGTAACCTCCTTCACTGAACTGGCACGTGATGGCCAGGATTGTGAGCGCTGGAACATGCTGCACCCAATGGAAACTCCGCGCGTTCCGTACATCGCTCAGGTGATGAACGACGCTCCAGCGGTTGCTTCTACTGACTATATGAAACTGTTCGCTGAGCAGGTTCGTACTTACGTACCGGCTGATGATTATCGCGTACTGGGTACTGACGGCTTCGGTCGTTCTGACAGCCGCGAAAACCTGCGTCACCACTTCGAAGTTGATGCTTCTTACGTGGTTGTAGCAGCACTGGGCGAACTGGCTAAACGTGGCGAAATCGATAAGAAAGTGGTTGCTGAAGCAATTACTAAATTCAACATCGATGCAGAAAAAGTTAACCCGCGTCTGGCGTAAGAGGTAAAAGAATAATGGCTATCGAAATCAATGTACCGGACATCGGGGCTGATGAAGTTGAAATCACCGAGATCCTGGTCAAAGTGGGCGACAAAGTTGAAGCTGAACAGTCGCTGATCACCGTAGAAGGCGACAAAGCCTCTATGGAAGTCCCGTCTCCTCAGGCTGGCATCGTTAAAGAGATCAAAGTCTCTGTTGGCGATAAAACCGAGACGGGCAAACTGATCATGATTTTCGATTCCGTCGACGGTGCAGCAGCTGCTGCACCTGCGCAGGAAGAGAAGAAAGCCGCTCCGGCCGCTGCTGCACCAGCAGCTGCCGCGGCAGCGAAAGACGTTAACGTGCCTGACATCGGTGGTGACGAAGTTGAAGTCACTGAAATCCTGGTGAAAGTGGGCGATACCGTTGCGGCTGAGCAGTCGCTGATCACCGTAGAAGGCGACAAAGCCTCTATGGAAGTGCCGGCTCCGTTCGCAGGTACTGTTAAAGAGATTAAGATCAACACCGGTGACAAAGTGTCTACTGGCTCGCTGATTATGGTCTTCGAAGTGGCGGGTGCTGCACCTGCTGCTGCGCCTGCGCAGGCCGCTGCTCCGGCAGCCGCTGCACCAGCTGTTGCTGGTGGCGCGAAAGACGTTAACGTACCAGACATCGGCGGTGACGAAGTTGAAGTGACCGAAGTGATGGTGAAAGTGGGCGACAAAGTTGCCGCTGAACAGTCACTGATCACCGTTGAAGGCGACAAGGCTTCTATGGAAGTGCCAGCGCCATTCGCGGGTACTGTTAAAGAGATCAAAATCAGCACTGGCGACAAAGTGTCTACTGGCTCGCTGATTATGGTCTTCGAAGTGGAAGGCGCTGCGCCTGCGGCAGCTCCGGTTGCCGCTGCCGCTCCGGCCCCTGCTGCTGCACCGGCTCAGGCTGCTAAACCCGCTGCGGCACCTGCTGCAAAAGCGGAAGGCAAATCTGAATTCGCTGAAAACGACGCTTACATCCACGCCACTCCGCTGATCCGCCGCCTGGCGCGCGAATTCGGCGTTAACCTGGCGAAAGTGAAAGGGACGGGCCGTAAAGGTCGTATCCTGCGCGAAGACGTTCAGGCTTACGTGAAAGACGCGGTGAAACGCGCTGAAGCGGCTCCTGCTGCTGCCACTGGTGGCGGTATCCCGGGCATGCTGCCGTGGCCGAAAGTGGACTTCAGCAAGTTCGGCGAAATCGAAGAAGTGGAACTGGGCCGTATCCAGAAAATCTCTGGTGCTAACCTGAGCCGTAACTGGGTGATGATCCCGCACGTTACGCACTTCGACAAAACCGATATCACCGATCTGGAAGCGTTCCGTAAACAGCAGAACGCCGAAGCTGAGAAGCGTAAACTGGACGTGAAATTCACCCCAGTGGTCTTCATCATGAAAGCCGTTGCTGCTGCTCTTGAGCAGATGCCACGCTTCAACAGCTCCCTGTCCGAAGATGGCCAGAAGCTGACGCTGAAGAAATACATCAACATCGGTGTTGCGGTTGATACGCCAAATGGTCTGGTTGTTCCGGTCTTCAAAGACGTGAACAAGAAGAGCATCACTGAGCTGTCCCGTGAACTGACCGTGATCTCCAAAAAAGCGCGTGATGGCAAGCTGACTGCTGGCGAAATGCAGGGCGGTTGCTTCACCATCTCCAGCATCGGTGGCCTGGGTACGACCCACTTCGCACCGATTGTGAACGCGCCGGAAGTGGCAATCCTCGGTGTGTCCAAGTCTGCGATGGAGCCGGTATGGAATGGCAAAGAGTTCATGCCGCGTCTGATGATGCCAATCTCTCTGTCCTTCGACCACCGCGTGATCGACGGTGCTGATGGTGCGCGTTTCATCACCATCATCAACAACACCCTGAGCGACATTCGCCGCCTGGTGATGTAATCGAAAAGCCGGCCAATCGGCCGGCTTTTTTCTGTTAATCTCATGGTGTTTGTGAGGTTATTGGCGAAAGCGATAATTCGTGAGCCGTTTGTTGTTTCAAAATTGTTAACAATTTTGTAAACTGCGGGCGGATAGAACGTCCCGGTGGATGAAGGGCGACAAGTACCTGGACCGCCGGAAATCAATAAGAGGTCATGATGAGTACTGAAATCAAAACTCAGGTCGTGGTACTTGGGGCAGGCCCGGCAGGTTACTCTGCAGCCTTCCGTTGCGCTGATTTAGGTCTGGAAACCGTAATCGTAGAACGCTACAGCACCCTCGGTGGTGTTTGCCTGAACGTAGGCTGTATCCCTTCTAAAGCGCTGCTGCACGTAGCGAAAGTTATCGAAGAAGCCAAAGCACTGGCTGAACACGGTATCGTCTTCGGCGAGCCGAAAACCGATATCGACAAAATTCGTACCTGGAAAGAGAAAGTTATCACTCAGCTGACCGGTGGTCTGGCGGGTATGGCCAAAGGCCGTAAAGTGAAAGTGGTAAACGGTCTGGGTAAATTCACCGGCGCGAACACCCTGGAAGTGGAAGGTGAGAACGGTAAAACTGTGATCAACTTCGACAACGCGATCATCGCGGCAGGTTCTCGTCCGATTCAGCTGCCGTTCATTCCTCATGAAGATCCACGCGTGTGGGACTCCACCGATGCGCTGGAGCTGAAATCCGTACCTAAGCGTATGCTGGTTATGGGTGGCGGTATCATCGGTCTGGAAATGGGTACCGTGTACCATGCGCTGGGTTCAGAGATCGACGTGGTTGAAATGTTCGACCAGGTTATCCCGGCTGCTGACAAAGATATCGTTAAAGTCTTCACCAAACGCATCAGCAAGAAATTCAACCTGATGCTGGAAACCAAAGTGACTGCCGTTGAAGCGAAAGAAGACGGTATTTACGTTTCTATGGAAGGCAAAAAAGCCCCTGCAGAACCACAGCGTTACGACGCCGTGCTGGTGGCTATCGGTCGTGTGCCGAACGGTAAAAACCTCGACGCAGGCAAAGCTGGCGTGGAAGTGGACGACCGTGGCTTCATCCGTGTTGACAAACAGCTGCGCACTAATGTGCCGCACATCTTTGCTATCGGCGATATCGTCGGTCAGCCAATGCTGGCACACAAAGGTGTTCACGAAGGTCACGTTGCCGCTGAAGTTATCGCGGGCATGAAGCACTACTTCGATCCGAAAGTGATCCCATCTATCGCGTACACCGAGCCAGAGGTTGCATGGGTTGGTCTGACTGAGAAAGAAGCGAAAGAGAAAGGCATCAGCTACGAAACCGCCACCTTCCCGTGGGCTGCTTCTGGCCGTGCTATCGCTTCCGACTGCGCAGACGGTATGACCAAACTGATCTTCGACAAAGAGACTCACCGTGTGATCGGTGGTGCGATTGTCGGTACCAACGGCGGCGAGCTGCTGGGTGAAATCGGTCTGGCTATCGAAATGGGTTGTGACGCTGAAGACATCGCGCTGACCATCCACGCTCACCCAACTCTGCACGAGTCTGTGGGCCTGGCGGCAGAAGTGTTCGAAGGTAGCATCACCGACCTGCCAAACGCCAAAGCGAAGAAGAAATAAGTTTCTTAACGCTTGCTAAACGCCTCTTCGGAGGCGTTTTTTTTGCCTTCAGGAACCCATTCCGCTTTATGGCGTGACGGGTTGCCACGCTTTATCAGGGCTATACGATGTTAACGCTTGTGCTTTCTGCTGTGACTCGCTGCCAAGATTGGCCTGGTATACCTTGTCGTCCTGATTTATCACAAAGCTCATCACGCCCGTCTGGCCGTAGCTGACTGGCCAGGCCACCATGGCAAAGCCGTTTTTATCCGGCAGGATGCGGAAACGGTATCCGTGATAACCGGCCCCCGGCTCTTTCGGGCTGAATGCCGGGCCAAGCGGGCTGGGCATCTCACCCGGTGATGCAGGCCAGTACAGGCCATCTTTTTTCCCTTCAGAACTTACAATTTTCCGGGCGTACGTCTGGTTCATCGCAAAATAGCTTTGCTGAGCATCCACATAGGCGTGTAACGCTTCGATAGCCGCGAGCTCGTTGCGCCCGATCTCACGGGTCAGGATCTCCTCGGCAGCTTCCTTCATATCAAATTGCCAGCCGGAAGAGGTCTTGATAACCGGGATCGGCAGTTGCCAGTCGCCGTCACCGACAACAAGATGTGCCGTATCGCCGTCGATGACGGTGTTATGACGAACTTTCCAGTCGCGAAGGAAGCGATCAACGGCATCAGGATCGACCCCTTCAGGCGGCAGGAAATCGCGCCAGTTTTCCCCGAGCAGGTTGTTCATTGCATTTTCATTTTGCCCACTGATGGCGTTTGCCAGCGCATCGGTTGCCTTGTCTGGCGTACTGAAGGATTGCTGTGCCATCGCGGTGGCCGAAACCATGAACAACACCATTCCACTGAGTAATTTACTTTTCATGTCGGTTCTCTTAACGATGACGGAATTCGCGGTGTTCAGCCCGACCAGAGGACATCTGCCGTGGCTGTTGATTACGGGCAGACATCTGTCGACTTTGCGCACCTCGCTGCTGTTGCGCTTGCCAGTTGGCGGAGCGGCTGTCGTTGCCGCTTAGCGCGTTAGCACGCGGCTGGCTGGTTCGCTGCTGAATATTCCGCTGTTGAGGGTTACGCTGTTGCGCTGTTTGCGAAACCCGTTTCTCCTGTCTCTGGGCTGTGGTCTGGCGATTCTCACGTTGCTGGGTGTTGGTTCGTTTCGCGGTCTGAGGTTTGGTGTCGTAACCACGGTAGTTATTACGTTGGGAAATCTGCTGTAGTTGTTGGCTGGAAGCCTGGCGCTGTGCGTCTTTGGTTCCCGGGCGCGCTGTCTGAGGGAATGTTTTGCCCGTCGATTTTTCCATTTGGTTCATCGCAGCCTGACGCTGGCTGTCACGGTTGACCGGTGTCTTCTGCGTCGAACTGAGTCCCGTTGCCGTATTCGTGGAGTGGAAGCGGGTATTGAGCTGATTGTTTGGATATGGCACGCCCTCGCGATAGGCCGGGTTATGCTGCCAGGTCCGGTTGGCGTCCGTCAGGCGTTGCCCACTGATTTTATTGAAATTATCAACGTTGATATTGATGTTGTTATCACCGTTGCGGTTATAGCCGCCGTGATGATCCCAGTCATCATCATGATGGTCGTCGTCATCCCAGTCGATGTTGCTGAAGATAGCGTAGGTTGTCGCGACACCCAGACTGAAACCTAAGCCGTTCACGAAGCTATTGCCAAATTGCTCACCGGGCGTTGGGGGGAGATAGGTTGGTGGATAGGCAGTGTTTGGCCAGGTACCGTAAACCGTATTGGGGTTATAGGTGGGGACGTATACCACCTGCGGGTCGGCAGATTCGATCTTAATGACCGTTGGGTTTGTCGTGGTGGTTGTACTTGTACTTGTACTTGTACTTGTTGTTGTCGACTCGCTGGTTGCGGCTTTAGCAGGAGCGGGTTTTGTCACGGTGGTGACAGTTTGTTGCGGCGTCGATTGTAACGCACCGGTTTGCTGAGCCAGCAGGCGCAGACGTTGAACCGAATCCATCACGTCTTGTGGCTGCGCGAGGAAAGCATCACCCAGATTTTGTACCCACGGCGGATTTTCACCCAAGAGCGACATCAGTTGAGGGAACGCAACCAGCGACTTCACGCTGGGATCCCACGGCTGACTGGCAACGGCCTGAATGGCGGCATCACCCTGCATCTTAGGATTATCCTTTGACCACTGCGCGGCCTGGATAACGTTTGACGGATAGGTCGATGCCATCAAAATTTGCGACAGTAGCGCATCCGGGTAGAGCGCGATGGGGGCCACCCACTGATCGATTTGCGCTGCACTGTACGTTGGCGGCGCAACCGGGGCGGCTTGTGCGGCTGGTGCCGGTGTGGCAACGGGAGCCGGTGCCGAAGGTTGTTGTGCAACCGGAGCAGGAGCGGTGGGCTCCGTTGCACGGCTTTTGACAAACATGACGCCAGAGGCGGCAAACAGCCCGGCACTGCACAGAAGGACAAGCAGATGTGGCTTAAAGGGCAACTTCATAGAATGACTCCAACGAGACAAGTGCTGCGCCGTAAGGCGTTCCTGTTGCTGCGAGTATTGTTCACCCGTGTTTTGCAGTTTTGACTTTTATTGGGAAACCACGCGGTGTATCCGGATAAAGAGTGTGAGCATTTATTACACAATTATATCTGATAGTTGAAAAGCCGCCGGGATATTCAGAAGGCCGCTCTTGCGAGCGGCCAGCAGCTAGTTGCCGAGGTTGACGACAAACAGCACCGTGATGTCGGATATGTTCCAGCCACCGTGCAGTGCGGTAAGCAGTAAACCCGTCACAACGATCAGCACAGTGATTCGCATCTCCATTGCGTGCGTTCCTGTACAGGCTACGCGGGTTCGTTCTTCACCGGGAAAGGCAGAACCTGGCAAATTGGGGTTTTGCCACGTAGATTACGGAACTGCTCCCGGGCCCGGTGACTGGCTGCTACACCAGCGAAGCAGGCCGATGAGAAGAGTAGTGGATTCAAAGGGTATGAAGAAGGGGAAAAATGCATTTACATAATCTTTCATTCAAAACGGGAAAGCGCTGCGCAGAATGAAAAAATCACCTTGCAAGTCTATACGCAGGAGAGCAAAATTCGCTGCGTTGGGGTTTTGCCGCAAATCTGCCAGCCCGGTGTGCTACCACCGCAAGGCAACAAATTAACCGCTGTCAGGCGGTTTTTTTGTGCCCAAAATTCGCCTCGCCTTCCCGCTATACCACTCTTAACGATTCAGCAAATTTTTTAATGTTGCTTTTTTGTAAACGGATTAACACTGTGCAGAAATCCTGCTATGCTGCCCGACGCGGTATCGGGCATTTACCCTACAAACTGCTGTCTCACAGGAGCGTGAAGAGAACGTCCGCCGCATATGACAATGAGAGCGAGGAGAACCGTCGTGCTAGAAGAATACCGTAAGCACGTAGCAGAACGTGCCGCCGAGGGGATTGTACCCAAACCTTTAGATGCAACCCAAATGGCCGCGCTCGTCGAGCTGCTGAAGAACCCGCCTAAGGGCGAAGAAGAATTCCTGTTAGATCTGTTGATCAACCGTGTACCGCCTGGTGTAGATGAAGCGGCCTACGTAAAAGCCGGTTTCCTTGCTGCCATTGCCAAAGGCGCAGCCACCTCCCCACTGGTAACTCCTGAAAAAGCGATTGAATTGCTCGGCACCATGCAGGGCGGTTACAACATTCATCCGCTGATTGACGCGCTGGATAACGACACGCTGGCACCGATTGCCGCAAAAGCGCTCTCTTCAACGCTGCTGATGTTTGATAACTTCTACGATGTGGAAGAAAAAGCGAAAGCGGGCAACGTCTACGCGAAGCAGGTGATGCAGTCCTGGGCTGATGCAGAATGGTTCCTGAACCGTCCTGCGCTGGCTGAAAAAATCACCGTTACCGTCTTCAAAGTGACGGGTGAAACCAACACTGATGACCTTTCTCCGGCACCGGATGCATGGTCTCGCCCGGATATCCCTCTGCACGCGCTGGCGATGCTGAAGAACGCCCGTGAAGGTATCGAGCCGGATCAGCCTGGCGTGGTCGGCCCAATCAAGCAGATTGAAGCGTTGCAGAAAAAAGGTTTCCCGCTGGCTTACGTGGGTGACGTTGTCGGTACTGGTTCTTCCCGTAAATCCGCAACTAACTCCGTGCTGTGGTTCATGGGCGATGATATCCCGCACGTGCCAAATAAGCGCGGCGGCGGTCTGTGCCTCGGCGGCAAAATCGCACCCATCTTCTTTAACACGATGGAAGATGCGGGCGCACTGCCGATTGAAGTCGACGTCTCTGACCTGAACATGGGCGACGTGATTGACGTATACCCGTTCAAAGGTGAAGTGCGTAACCATGAAACCAACGAACTGCTGGCAAGTTTTGAGCTGAAAACCGATGTGCTGGTTGACGAAGTCCGTGCCGGTGGCCGTATCCCGCTGATCATCGGTCGTGGCCTGACTACCAAAGCGCGTGAAGCGCTGGGTCTGCCGCACAGCACGGTATTCCGTCATGCAAAAGATGTGGCAGAAAGCAACCGTGGTTACTCTCTGGCGCAGAAAATGGTGGGCCGTGCGTGCGGCGTAACCGGTATCCGTCCGGGCGCATACTGCGAGCCGAAGATGACTTCCGTAGGCTCTCAGGATACCACTGGCCCAATGACCCGTGACGAACTGAAAGACCTGGCGTGCCTGGGCTTCTCGTCTGACCTGGTGATGCAGTCATTCTGTCACACGGCGGCATATCCGAAGCCGGTTGACGTGACTACACACCATACGCTGCCAGACTTCATCATGAACCGTGGCGGTGTGTCCCTGCGTCCGGGTGATGGTGTTATCCACTCCTGGCTGAACCGTATGCTGCTGCCTGATACCGTAGGTACCGGTGGTGACTCCCATACCCGTTTCCCGATTGGTATCTCCTTCCCGGCGGGCTCTGGTCTGGTGGCGTTTGCTGCTGCGACCGGCGTGATGCCGCTGGATATGCCGGAATCGGTTCTGGTGCGCTTCAAAGGCAAAATGCAGCCGGGTATCACCCTGCGCGACCTGGTTCACGCAATTCCGCTGTATGCCATCAAACAGGGCCTGCTGACCGTTGAGAAGAAAGGTAAGAAGAACATCTTCTCTGGTCGTATCCTGGAAATTGAAGGTCTGCCGGACCTGAAAGTAGAACAGGCGTTCGAACTGACTGATGCTTCTGCTGAGCGTTCAGCTGCGGGCTGTACC belongs to Enterobacter cloacae and includes:
- the aceE gene encoding pyruvate dehydrogenase E1 component; this translates as MSERLQNDVDPIETRDWLQAIESVIREEGVERAQYLIDQLLSEARKGGVKVAAGAGANNYVNTIAVEDEPVYPGNLDLERRIRSAIRWNAIMTVLRASKKDLELGGHMASFQSSATVYDVCFNHFFRAANEKDGGDLVYFQGHISPGIYARAFLEGRLTEEQMNNFRQEVHGKGLSSYPHPKLMPEFWQFPTVSMGLGPIGAIYQAKFLKYLEHRGLKDTSEQTVYAFLGDGEMDEPESKGAITIATREKLDNLCFIINCNLQRLDGPVTGNGKIINELEGIFAGAGWNVIKVMWGGRWDELLRKDTSGKLIQLMNETVDGDYQTFKSKDGAYVREHFFGKYPETAALVADWTDEQIWALNRGGHDPKKVYAALKKAQETKGKATVILAHTIKGYGMGDTAEGKNIAHQVKKMNMDGVRYIRDRFNVPVTDEQVENLSYITFPEGSEEHKYLHERRQALKGYLPARQPNFTEKLELPALEDFSQLLEEQNKEISTTIAFVRALNVMLKNKSIKDRLVPIIADEARTFGMEGLFRQIGIYSPNGQQYTPQDREQVAYYKEDEKGQILQEGINELGAGASWLAAATSYSTNNLPMIPFYIYYSMFGFQRIGDLCWQAGDQQARGFLVGGTSGRTTLNGEGLQHEDGHSHIQSLTIPNCISYDPSYAYEVAVIMHDGLTRMYGEAQENIYYYITTLNENYHMPAMPADAEEGIRKGIYKLETVAGSKGKVQLLGSGSILRHVREAAQILANDYGVGSDVYSVTSFTELARDGQDCERWNMLHPMETPRVPYIAQVMNDAPAVASTDYMKLFAEQVRTYVPADDYRVLGTDGFGRSDSRENLRHHFEVDASYVVVAALGELAKRGEIDKKVVAEAITKFNIDAEKVNPRLA
- the aceF gene encoding acetyltransferase component of pyruvate dehydrogenase complex, whose amino-acid sequence is MAIEINVPDIGADEVEITEILVKVGDKVEAEQSLITVEGDKASMEVPSPQAGIVKEIKVSVGDKTETGKLIMIFDSVDGAAAAAPAQEEKKAAPAAAAPAAAAAAKDVNVPDIGGDEVEVTEILVKVGDTVAAEQSLITVEGDKASMEVPAPFAGTVKEIKINTGDKVSTGSLIMVFEVAGAAPAAAPAQAAAPAAAAPAVAGGAKDVNVPDIGGDEVEVTEVMVKVGDKVAAEQSLITVEGDKASMEVPAPFAGTVKEIKISTGDKVSTGSLIMVFEVEGAAPAAAPVAAAAPAPAAAPAQAAKPAAAPAAKAEGKSEFAENDAYIHATPLIRRLAREFGVNLAKVKGTGRKGRILREDVQAYVKDAVKRAEAAPAAATGGGIPGMLPWPKVDFSKFGEIEEVELGRIQKISGANLSRNWVMIPHVTHFDKTDITDLEAFRKQQNAEAEKRKLDVKFTPVVFIMKAVAAALEQMPRFNSSLSEDGQKLTLKKYINIGVAVDTPNGLVVPVFKDVNKKSITELSRELTVISKKARDGKLTAGEMQGGCFTISSIGGLGTTHFAPIVNAPEVAILGVSKSAMEPVWNGKEFMPRLMMPISLSFDHRVIDGADGARFITIINNTLSDIRRLVM
- the lpd gene encoding dihydrolipoyl dehydrogenase — its product is MSTEIKTQVVVLGAGPAGYSAAFRCADLGLETVIVERYSTLGGVCLNVGCIPSKALLHVAKVIEEAKALAEHGIVFGEPKTDIDKIRTWKEKVITQLTGGLAGMAKGRKVKVVNGLGKFTGANTLEVEGENGKTVINFDNAIIAAGSRPIQLPFIPHEDPRVWDSTDALELKSVPKRMLVMGGGIIGLEMGTVYHALGSEIDVVEMFDQVIPAADKDIVKVFTKRISKKFNLMLETKVTAVEAKEDGIYVSMEGKKAPAEPQRYDAVLVAIGRVPNGKNLDAGKAGVEVDDRGFIRVDKQLRTNVPHIFAIGDIVGQPMLAHKGVHEGHVAAEVIAGMKHYFDPKVIPSIAYTEPEVAWVGLTEKEAKEKGISYETATFPWAASGRAIASDCADGMTKLIFDKETHRVIGGAIVGTNGGELLGEIGLAIEMGCDAEDIALTIHAHPTLHESVGLAAEVFEGSITDLPNAKAKKK
- a CDS encoding membrane protein; this encodes MKLPFKPHLLVLLCSAGLFAASGVMFVKSRATEPTAPAPVAQQPSAPAPVATPAPAAQAAPVAPPTYSAAQIDQWVAPIALYPDALLSQILMASTYPSNVIQAAQWSKDNPKMQGDAAIQAVASQPWDPSVKSLVAFPQLMSLLGENPPWVQNLGDAFLAQPQDVMDSVQRLRLLAQQTGALQSTPQQTVTTVTKPAPAKAATSESTTTSTSTSTSTTTTTNPTVIKIESADPQVVYVPTYNPNTVYGTWPNTAYPPTYLPPTPGEQFGNSFVNGLGFSLGVATTYAIFSNIDWDDDDHHDDDWDHHGGYNRNGDNNININVDNFNKISGQRLTDANRTWQHNPAYREGVPYPNNQLNTRFHSTNTATGLSSTQKTPVNRDSQRQAAMNQMEKSTGKTFPQTARPGTKDAQRQASSQQLQQISQRNNYRGYDTKPQTAKRTNTQQRENRQTTAQRQEKRVSQTAQQRNPQQRNIQQRTSQPRANALSGNDSRSANWQAQQQRGAQSRQMSARNQQPRQMSSGRAEHREFRHR
- a CDS encoding aconitate hydratase B is translated as MLEEYRKHVAERAAEGIVPKPLDATQMAALVELLKNPPKGEEEFLLDLLINRVPPGVDEAAYVKAGFLAAIAKGAATSPLVTPEKAIELLGTMQGGYNIHPLIDALDNDTLAPIAAKALSSTLLMFDNFYDVEEKAKAGNVYAKQVMQSWADAEWFLNRPALAEKITVTVFKVTGETNTDDLSPAPDAWSRPDIPLHALAMLKNAREGIEPDQPGVVGPIKQIEALQKKGFPLAYVGDVVGTGSSRKSATNSVLWFMGDDIPHVPNKRGGGLCLGGKIAPIFFNTMEDAGALPIEVDVSDLNMGDVIDVYPFKGEVRNHETNELLASFELKTDVLVDEVRAGGRIPLIIGRGLTTKAREALGLPHSTVFRHAKDVAESNRGYSLAQKMVGRACGVTGIRPGAYCEPKMTSVGSQDTTGPMTRDELKDLACLGFSSDLVMQSFCHTAAYPKPVDVTTHHTLPDFIMNRGGVSLRPGDGVIHSWLNRMLLPDTVGTGGDSHTRFPIGISFPAGSGLVAFAAATGVMPLDMPESVLVRFKGKMQPGITLRDLVHAIPLYAIKQGLLTVEKKGKKNIFSGRILEIEGLPDLKVEQAFELTDASAERSAAGCTIKLNQAPIEEYLTSNIVLLKWMIAEGYGDRRTLERRIQGMEKWLADPQLLEADADAEYAAVIDIDLADIKEPILCAPNDPDDARLLSDVQGDKIDEVFIGSCMTNIGHFRAAGKLLDTHKGQLPTRLWVAPPTRMDAAQLTEEGYYSVFGKSGARIEIPGCSLCMGNQARVADGATVVSTSTRNFPNRLGTGANVYLASAELAAVAALIGKLPTPEEYQTYIAQVDKTAVDTYRYLNFDQLSQYTEKADGVIFQTAV